The Psychroflexus sp. ALD_RP9 region CACATTGGCTTGTTTGTCTATTTGAAGTTCAACTCTTAAAATATCCACCAAATTTGCTTTGTTGTTTTCGTAATTCGACTCCACAATAGATTTCAAATCTTCTAAAATTTGAAGTTGTTCGGCTTCCAATTCGGTGATGTGTCTTAACGCAGAAAGGTCGAAATACTTTTCAGCAACATCGAGATATAATTTCAATTTTTGATTCTGAAACTTTTCAAATTCAGCTTCAGCTCTATATGATGCGATATCGCCTTTGGCTTTATAGGTTCCGAACCAAGGCAGCATTTGTGTCAGTGAAAATCTGGCGATTTGTGGTCCCACCCGAGTTTCAATCGGACTGATAAAATAGCCGAAACTTAAGTTAGGATCCTGCCAAGACTTGGCTTGGGTGACGCCTTCCAATTGCGATTCAAAGGCTTTGAATTGCGCTTTCAATTCCAAATTGTTTTCTGCTGAAATGGTTTTGAGTTCATCTAAAGTTTGTGCCTTCAAGTTGAAACCAAAGCAAAGCAAAACTCCAACGAATACGAGTTGAGTTGAAATGCTTTTGGATTTTATATAAAATGTTTTAAACATAGTTTTATCGTTTTTTGAAATTTAGCTGAGATCAATTTCAGAAGTGTTTTTTAAGGCTCTGCTGTAAATGACGTAAAATAAAATAGGCAGTAAAAAGTAGGTTAAACTTGCCATCAGCATCCCACCAAAAGCTGGAATAGCCATCGGCACCATAATGTTTGAGCCTTTTCCTGTAGAAGACAACACTGGTAAAAGCGCAATAACCGTAGTTACGGAAGTCATCACCGCTGGACGAATTCGTTTCAATCCACCTTCCATCACCGCTTCACGCAGTTCTTTTTTGGTTTTGGTAGGATTCGCTTTGAAGGATTGCCTTAAATAGGTTGCCATCAACACCGCATCATCAGTAGCAATACCGAACAAAGCAATAAATCCCACCCAAACCGCGACACTCAAGTTGATGGTTTTTAGCTGAAAAATATCGCGAAGATTTTCTCCAAACCAACTAAAATTCAGAAACCAATCCTGACCGTAAAACCAAATCATGATAAATCCACCACTAAAGGCCAAAGCGATAGACGAAAACACCATCAGACTAATGCGCACCGACTTAAACTGAAAATACAAAATCAAGAAAATCACGACAAAAACCACAGGAATAATCATGGATAATCGCTTTTCGGAACGCACTTGATTTTCAAAACTTCCTGCAAAACGGTAGCTAACGCCGCTTGGCACTTTCAGGCTTCCATTCTCTATTTCAGTTAAAATTGCATCTTTGGCTGCTTCTACAGCAGTAACTTCTGCGACGCCTTTGGCACGATCAAATAATACGTAAGAATTCAAAAATGTTTCTTCACGTTTAATCATTTGTGGACCGCGTTGATATTCAATATCTACCAACTCACCTAAAGGTATTTGTATGCCCGAAGGTGTAGATATCAACATATTTTCGATAGCTTTAGGAGAGTTTCTTAATTCTCGTGGATAACGTACACGCACATTGAAGCGTTCTCGACCTTCTACAGTTTGAGTTAAAGCTTGGCCACCAATGGCAACAGAAATATAATCCTGAACATCGTTTACACTTAATCCGTATCGTGCTAATTTTTTTCGATTAAGGTTTAAGTGCAAATAAGGTTTTGCCACCACTCGATCAGCAAAAACAGCTTGAGATTTGATATCAGGAACTTCTTTTAAAATACCTTCTAATTCTTGTCCAAAACCTTCAATACTTTCTAAATCGGGTCCAGAAACTTTGATGCCCATCGGCGCACGCATCCCGGTTTGCAACATGACTTGGCGGGTTTCAATAGGCTGTAATTTAGGCGCAGAAGTTATGCCTGGAATTTTTGTAAAATTCGCTATTTCATTCCAAATATCATCAGGCGATTGAATGTGCTTTCGCCAATTTCTGAAATAATTTCCATCTTCATCTTGAACTAAATAGGCTTCAAAATCATTTTCAATTTGATATAAAATTTCAGACTGAATTTGTTCTAAATATGCTTCATTAGAATTATTTTTAAATACAAATTCATCATTATCGAACCACAATACATCTTTTGCGTCATGAGTTATTTCAACCTTATTGTTTTTGACTTTAATACCTTTAAACTTAAAGAATCCTTGAGCGTTAACCTTGAATGCTTGAAGTTTAGCATTTTCATTTAAAATATATTCGGGTTTGTAGGTAATTAAATTTTCAAACATCGAAATCGGTGCTGGATCGATAGCTGATTCTACTCGTCCTAATTTACCAACCACGGTTTCCACTTCTGGGATTTGCTTCACCAGCATATCCATTTGCTGAAGTTTCTCTTTGTTGAATTCGATCCCGGAATGCGTCATGCTAGTTGGCATTAAAATAAAACTACCTTCAGCTAAACTCGGCATAAATTCTTTTCCAATCCCTGGAAATGCATTGTCCATGCTTTTCCAAATCCCTGTTTTTTCAATTGAAAACCCAACAGCATTAGCCGCTTGTTTTGACCAATTAAAAACACTTGAAAAGCCCAACCAAACCATGAGTCCAATTAAAATAGACAGTATTGGAAGAATTAAAAAGCCTTTGAGATGGTTCAAGAAAAATGCTAAAATTTGAGCATAATAATTTTGTAGCAAAAGGTAGAATCCTAACAAAATACCCACTAAAATCGCTACAAAAATGATATTTGATAACATGGATTGTTGTGGGCCAAGTGGCAACCAAAAATTAGAAAGCAATACCAAAACCCCAACAATCAACACATAAAAATGTAGGTTCTTGTATTGAAATTTCGCAATGTAATTTTGATAAGACAGGAAGTAACTAATGGTGTATACCAAGATAAAAAAGCCCAACCAAAACGCATTAAAAATAGTCCAAAGTCCGATGAATAGAAGAAGCAAATTAAGGTAATAAGCAGTTTTTTGTTTGTTGATTTTAATCTTAAACACCGCGTACATTAGTGTAGGCAAAATAAAAACCGTGACCAAAAAGGCTGAAATAAGTGCAAAAGTTTTGGTGTATGCTAAAGGAATAAACAATTTCCCTTCTGCTGCTTCTAATGCAAAAACGGGCACAAAACTAATTACAGTTGTTAAAACCGCAGTTAATATGGCTGAACTCACTTCGGCTGAGCCTTCGTAAATGTTTTTAACTAAAGAATCCTGTGGTGAATCTTCAAGCTTTTTCAACACATTTTCAGTGAGTATAATTGCTAAATCGACCATAGTACCAATAGCAATGGCTATTCCTGACAAGGCCACAATATTGGCTTGAATATTAAAAAGCTTCATGGCGATAAACACCAGTAATACTGAAATAGGTAAAATAGCAGAAATCACTACCGAAGCACGTAAATTAAATACGATAATTATTACTACCAAAAGTGCAATAATTAATTGCAAGCTTATGGCTTCTTCTAACGTGCTTATGGTTTCATTTATCAATTCGGAACGGTCGTAAAACGGGACAATTTTCAGCTGACTTTCAGTACCATCTGCTAAAGTTTTGCTGGGTAAACCTGGAGAAATTTCATCTATTTTATCTTTAATATTATTAATAGCTTGCATAGGATTAAAACCATCGCGAGCTACCACCACACCACCAACCACATCAGCACCAGCTTTATCCAAAATACCACGTCGCTGCGCTGGACCCGTTTTAATATGAGCAACTTCTTTTAAATAAATCGGCACATTGTTGTTTTCATCCACAACAATGCTTTCAAAGTCTTCTAAACTTTCTAAATAACCGAGTCCACGAACAATATATTCTACCTGGTTAATCTCTAGGGTTTTTGCGCCTACATCCCGGTTGCTCTCTTTAACCGCTTTAGCGACTTGCATTAAAGAAATGCCATAAGACTTTAAAACCTCAGGATTAACATCGATTTGGTATTCTTTCACAAATCCGCCGATAGAAGCCACTTCAGAAATGCCTTTAGCACTGCTTAAGCCATATTTTACATAGAAGTCTTGAACGCTTCGAATTTCATCTAGACTCCAACCACCAGTTGGTTGATTGTTTACGCCTCTAGGTTCGAGTGTGTACCAAAATACTTGTCCAAGTGCTGTGGCATCTGGGCCAAGCGTGGGTTTGGTTTCTGCAGGAAGAAGTCCTTGTGGAATAGAACTCAACTTCTCGAGAATGCGTGAGCGCGACCAATAAAACTCTACATCATCATCAAAAATAATGTAGATACTGGAAAAGCCAAACATGGAGTTACTCCTTACCGACTCTACACCTGGTAAACCCAATAAATACGTAGTTAATGGATAAGTAATTTGGTCGTCAATATCTTGTGGCGAACGCCCAGACCACTCGGTAAAAACGATTTGCTGGTTAGCGCCAGTGTTGGGAATGGCATCTACAGGAATAGGATTATTGGGTAAAACCGAGTCTGCCCATTGAAAGGGCGAAACAATTAAACCACCTATAATTATAGCTGACAATAGAATGAACGACACCAGTCGCTGATTCAGAAAAAATTGAATGATTTTATTAAGCATAAAAATTTGAAATTAAAACACATACATAAAAATGATTCCTAAACTGAAGTTACTTCAGTAGAAATACTGTAACGTATTTTAATATCAAATCAAGAAAACTTGGTAAAGGACTTGAAAATCTCGTAGAAGTAAAGGTGGTGGATTTTCAGAATAATTTACTTTTTCTAAAGCTTTAAAAGATGTATTAAAGATAAATGTATAAACGAAAGCTTCAACAAAGTAAGGATTAGGCAACTCAAATTCATATGACTGTACCTTAAGTTGGTCTTGCCCTTCAATTAAATTTACTTCATCATCACAACATTCGTCTTTTTGGTCTTGATGTGTATGTTTAGATTGTAAGGATGTTTTGTGCATAGCACATTTTTTTGCCGGCTTCATAATGGCTTTGTCTACCAATATATTACCACAATAGTGAGACTTTACACTAAAAGACATCGTAGAACACATGACAAGAGCTGCCATAAAAAAACTCAATATTTGTAATAAGCTTTTTTTCATATCTAAAGCAAATTTACATAAAATTATTTATGCGCTACCTTCTTTTGATAATATAAAGCTGGTACTAAAAGAATTAAAAATAATGGTTGAATTAGAAACCGGCGTACATAAAACAATGTCATATAATCTTCAGGCTTGAGTTGATATAACAAAATTGAAAATACAGATATTAAAACCACTAAAGCAAGACAGTAAAACCAAATTATAAATTTTAAAGTTTTAGTTGAAGGAAATAATAAATATATAATTAAAATCGATAAGACTGAATTAACTAAATATCTAAGTATAGTAGTAGAAATTAAGTTGAACCAATTAAAATTTGGCGGTTCACTAAAGCTGTAAGTTGTTGTATAAAAGTCTAGTAAAACCTCTGGAAATAATGACCGTTCAAACAATCTAACTGCTATTAGCGCAACAATTAAACTAATTATATAAACTATTTTAAAGCTTTTAGGTATTGATTTCACTCTTTTTTAGGCTTAAAATTCTTAATCCAAATAAACCAAAGTAAAAAAACTACGCCATAAATTATAGCGGGAAATACAGTGCCATGCAAAAAATGTTCATATTGAGGATATTCATACAAAGCTATAGTTAACAGAGCAATACGAAAAATATTTAGCACATAAATAATAGCTACGCCTGCAAAAATATAAAGTAAGGTTTTTTTCCAAGAGGTTTTAAATGCCAAAATAAATGCCATAAATAAAATCATTACACTTATGGCATTACAACCTTCTACAATACGAACTAAATACTGGCCATTAACACCAAGCCGCATTGATGGATCATTAAGGCTTTTAATACTTTTTGTAGTATAACCAAAAGTTTCTATTAATTCTTGACTTTGAAGTGCTACAAAATGAGTAATGACTTCTGGATAATAAGTATCTGATGAGAAGTTAGTCAGGTAATAATTATACACAAACGTAAAGACAAGGTAACTTCCAAAGAAAATTCCTAAAAATTTTAAAACGGCTCTATTTTTCTTAATCAGTTCCATCTCTATTATATTTAACAAATTTATAGTTTTTAGATGAGCTAATTAATTAAGATTTCTAAATACTTTTGCCCAAAATTTAAGATTATGAGTTTATCCCTTTTAAAACCTGAAATTGAGACGATCCTGAGCAGTGAAGAAACTGTAGACTCAAAACTTGAGAACATATGCCATGTGTTAAAACAAAATGTAAAACACTACGATTGGGTAGGCTTTTACTTTAAAAACGGGGATAAACCTGAGCTGAAACTTAAAACATACGCTGGTAAACCTACAGACCACATTATTATTCCTTTTGGGAAAGGCATATGTGGCCAAGTTGCTGTAAGTAA contains the following coding sequences:
- a CDS encoding efflux RND transporter permease subunit, giving the protein MLNKIIQFFLNQRLVSFILLSAIIIGGLIVSPFQWADSVLPNNPIPVDAIPNTGANQQIVFTEWSGRSPQDIDDQITYPLTTYLLGLPGVESVRSNSMFGFSSIYIIFDDDVEFYWSRSRILEKLSSIPQGLLPAETKPTLGPDATALGQVFWYTLEPRGVNNQPTGGWSLDEIRSVQDFYVKYGLSSAKGISEVASIGGFVKEYQIDVNPEVLKSYGISLMQVAKAVKESNRDVGAKTLEINQVEYIVRGLGYLESLEDFESIVVDENNNVPIYLKEVAHIKTGPAQRRGILDKAGADVVGGVVVARDGFNPMQAINNIKDKIDEISPGLPSKTLADGTESQLKIVPFYDRSELINETISTLEEAISLQLIIALLVVIIIVFNLRASVVISAILPISVLLVFIAMKLFNIQANIVALSGIAIAIGTMVDLAIILTENVLKKLEDSPQDSLVKNIYEGSAEVSSAILTAVLTTVISFVPVFALEAAEGKLFIPLAYTKTFALISAFLVTVFILPTLMYAVFKIKINKQKTAYYLNLLLLFIGLWTIFNAFWLGFFILVYTISYFLSYQNYIAKFQYKNLHFYVLIVGVLVLLSNFWLPLGPQQSMLSNIIFVAILVGILLGFYLLLQNYYAQILAFFLNHLKGFLILPILSILIGLMVWLGFSSVFNWSKQAANAVGFSIEKTGIWKSMDNAFPGIGKEFMPSLAEGSFILMPTSMTHSGIEFNKEKLQQMDMLVKQIPEVETVVGKLGRVESAIDPAPISMFENLITYKPEYILNENAKLQAFKVNAQGFFKFKGIKVKNNKVEITHDAKDVLWFDNDEFVFKNNSNEAYLEQIQSEILYQIENDFEAYLVQDEDGNYFRNWRKHIQSPDDIWNEIANFTKIPGITSAPKLQPIETRQVMLQTGMRAPMGIKVSGPDLESIEGFGQELEGILKEVPDIKSQAVFADRVVAKPYLHLNLNRKKLARYGLSVNDVQDYISVAIGGQALTQTVEGRERFNVRVRYPRELRNSPKAIENMLISTPSGIQIPLGELVDIEYQRGPQMIKREETFLNSYVLFDRAKGVAEVTAVEAAKDAILTEIENGSLKVPSGVSYRFAGSFENQVRSEKRLSMIIPVVFVVIFLILYFQFKSVRISLMVFSSIALAFSGGFIMIWFYGQDWFLNFSWFGENLRDIFQLKTINLSVAVWVGFIALFGIATDDAVLMATYLRQSFKANPTKTKKELREAVMEGGLKRIRPAVMTSVTTVIALLPVLSSTGKGSNIMVPMAIPAFGGMLMASLTYFLLPILFYVIYSRALKNTSEIDLS
- a CDS encoding HYC_CC_PP family protein, with product MKKSLLQILSFFMAALVMCSTMSFSVKSHYCGNILVDKAIMKPAKKCAMHKTSLQSKHTHQDQKDECCDDEVNLIEGQDQLKVQSYEFELPNPYFVEAFVYTFIFNTSFKALEKVNYSENPPPLLLRDFQVLYQVFLI
- a CDS encoding exosortase F system-associated membrane protein; the protein is MKSIPKSFKIVYIISLIVALIAVRLFERSLFPEVLLDFYTTTYSFSEPPNFNWFNLISTTILRYLVNSVLSILIIYLLFPSTKTLKFIIWFYCLALVVLISVFSILLYQLKPEDYMTLFYVRRFLIQPLFLILLVPALYYQKKVAHK
- the xrtF gene encoding exosortase family protein XrtF, with the translated sequence MELIKKNRAVLKFLGIFFGSYLVFTFVYNYYLTNFSSDTYYPEVITHFVALQSQELIETFGYTTKSIKSLNDPSMRLGVNGQYLVRIVEGCNAISVMILFMAFILAFKTSWKKTLLYIFAGVAIIYVLNIFRIALLTIALYEYPQYEHFLHGTVFPAIIYGVVFLLWFIWIKNFKPKKE
- a CDS encoding GAF domain-containing protein translates to MSLSLLKPEIETILSSEETVDSKLENICHVLKQNVKHYDWVGFYFKNGDKPELKLKTYAGKPTDHIIIPFGKGICGQVAVSNENFLVEDVSAQDNYIACSIDVKSEIVIPLFVNGENIGQIDIDSNTANAFTQEDKNFLVWLNAEVAKLY